In Elaeis guineensis isolate ETL-2024a chromosome 1, EG11, whole genome shotgun sequence, a genomic segment contains:
- the LOC105039454 gene encoding uncharacterized protein isoform X1 — protein sequence MRRWNFQGVAGSSQEVQLKLEELNWDHSFVRELPGDPRTDTIPREVLHACYSKVSPSAEVGKPELVAWSASVAKLLDLDPKEFERPDFPLIFSGAVPLKGGLPYAQCYGGHQFGVWAGQLGDGRAITLGELLNSRAERWELQLKGAGRTPYSRFADGLAVLRSSIREFLCSEAMIGLGIPTTRALCLVTTGKNVTRDMFYDGNPKEEPGAIICRVAQSFLRFGTYQIHAFRGNENLDIIRALSDYAIRHHFPHLEKMSKSNDISFEVSQEGSSAVDLTSNKYAAWSVEVAERTASLVASWQGVGFTHGVLNTDNMSVLGLTIDYGPFGFLDAFDPSYTPNTTDLPGRRYSFANQPDIGLWNIAQFTATLSAAHLISKEEANYAMERYGIKFMDEYQSVMTRKLGLSKYNKQLINKLLNNMAVDKVDYTIFFRLLSNIKADPKIPKDELLVPLKAVLLDIGKERKEAWTSWVQTYIEELVVSGIPEEQRKVAMDSINPKYILRNYLCQSAIDAAELGDYGEVRRLLKLVEHPYDEQPGMEKYARLPPAWAYRPGVCMLSCSS from the exons ATGAGGCGATGGAATTTCCAGGGGGTTGCTGGGAGTAGCCAAGAAGTTCAATTGAAGCTCGAGGAGCTGAATTGGGACCACTCCTTCGTCAGAGAGCTTCCTGGTGATCCAAGAACCGATACAATTCCTCGGGAG GTGCTACATGCATGTTACAGTAAAGTATCACCATCTGCTGAAGTGGGGAAGCCTGAGCTTGTAGCTTGGTCAGCATCTGTTGCCAAGCTGCTTGATTTGGATCCTAAAGA ATTTGAAAGACCAGACTTCCCACTAATATTTTCTGGAGCAGTGCCTTTGAAGGGAGG GTTGCCCTATGCTCAATGCTATGGTGGGCATCAGTTTGGTGTGTGGGCAGGTCAGCTAGGGGATGGTCGTGCAATAACCCTTGGTGAGCTTTTAAATTCTCGAGCTGAAAGGTGGGAGTTACAGCTTAAGGGTGCCGGGAGGACTCCTTATAGCCGATTTGCAGATGGCCTTGCAGTCTTGCGTAGTAGCATCCGTGAATTCCTATGCAGTGAAGCAATGATTGGACTGGGAATTCCTACAACTCGTGCGCTTTGCCTTGTTACAACTGGCAAAAATGTTACTCGTGACATGTTTTATGA TGGCAATCCTAAGGAGGAACCGGGTGCAATTATTTGCAGGGTTGCTCAGTCCTTTTTGCGTTTTGGTACTTACCAAATCCATGCCTTTAGGGGAAACGAAAACCTTGATATTATTCGTGCATTGTCAGATTATGCTATCCGCCATCATTTCCCTCACTTAGAGAAGATGAGCAAAAGTAATGACATATCTTTTGAGGTCAGCCAGGAGGGTTCTTCAGCAGTTGATTTGACATCTAACAAGTACGCAG CTTGGTCAGTTGAGGTTGCTGAGCGTACTGCTTCCTTGGTCGCCAGTTGGCAAGGAGTTGGCTTCACCCATGGTGTGCTGAACACAGACAACATGAGTGTGCTGGGTCTAACAATTGACTATGGACCTTTTGGTTTCTTGGATGCTTTTGATCCAAGTTATACTCCAAATACCACGGACCTCCCAGGAAGGCGGTACTCTTTTGCCAACCAACCAGATATTGGCTTGTGGAACATCGCACAGTTTACTGCAACTTTATCAGCCGCACATTTGATTAGTAAAGAGGAGGCAAATTATGCAATGGAAAG ATATGGGATTAAATTCATGGATGAATACCAGTCAGTGATGACAAGAAAACTTGGTCTATCCAAGTACAACAAGCAACTGATAAATAAGCTCCTCAACAACATGGCTGTCGATAAAGTTGACTATACAATTTTTTTTCGGTTGCTTTCTAACATCAAAGCAGACCCTAAGATTCCAAAAGATGAGCTGCTTGTTCCTCTTAAAGCTGTGCTGCTAGACATTggcaaggagagaaaagaagcatgGACCAGCTGGGTGCAAACCTATATCGAGGAG CTGGTCGTGAGTGGCATCCCAGAAGAACAAAGAAAGGTTGCAATGGACTCAATTAACCCAAAGTATATTCTACGGAATTATTTATGCCAAAGTGCCATCGATGCTGCTGAACTAGGCGACTATGGAGAAGTTCGCAGGCTACTGAAACTTGTCGAACATCCATATGATGAACAGCCAGGGATGGAGAAGTATGCACGCTTGCCACCTGCATGGGCTTACAGGCCAGGCGTGTGTATGCTGTCTTGTTCTTCCTGA
- the LOC105039454 gene encoding uncharacterized protein isoform X2, translated as MRRWNFQGVAGSSQEVQLKLEELNWDHSFVRELPGDPRTDTIPREVLHACYSKVSPSAEVGKPELVAWSASVAKLLDLDPKEFERPDFPLIFSGAVPLKGGLPYAQCYGGHQFGVWAGQLGDGRAITLGELLNSRAERWELQLKGAGRTPYSRFADGLAVLRSSIREFLCSEAMIGLGIPTTRALCLVTTGKNVTRDMFYEVAQSFLRFGTYQIHAFRGNENLDIIRALSDYAIRHHFPHLEKMSKSNDISFEVSQEGSSAVDLTSNKYAAWSVEVAERTASLVASWQGVGFTHGVLNTDNMSVLGLTIDYGPFGFLDAFDPSYTPNTTDLPGRRYSFANQPDIGLWNIAQFTATLSAAHLISKEEANYAMERYGIKFMDEYQSVMTRKLGLSKYNKQLINKLLNNMAVDKVDYTIFFRLLSNIKADPKIPKDELLVPLKAVLLDIGKERKEAWTSWVQTYIEELVVSGIPEEQRKVAMDSINPKYILRNYLCQSAIDAAELGDYGEVRRLLKLVEHPYDEQPGMEKYARLPPAWAYRPGVCMLSCSS; from the exons ATGAGGCGATGGAATTTCCAGGGGGTTGCTGGGAGTAGCCAAGAAGTTCAATTGAAGCTCGAGGAGCTGAATTGGGACCACTCCTTCGTCAGAGAGCTTCCTGGTGATCCAAGAACCGATACAATTCCTCGGGAG GTGCTACATGCATGTTACAGTAAAGTATCACCATCTGCTGAAGTGGGGAAGCCTGAGCTTGTAGCTTGGTCAGCATCTGTTGCCAAGCTGCTTGATTTGGATCCTAAAGA ATTTGAAAGACCAGACTTCCCACTAATATTTTCTGGAGCAGTGCCTTTGAAGGGAGG GTTGCCCTATGCTCAATGCTATGGTGGGCATCAGTTTGGTGTGTGGGCAGGTCAGCTAGGGGATGGTCGTGCAATAACCCTTGGTGAGCTTTTAAATTCTCGAGCTGAAAGGTGGGAGTTACAGCTTAAGGGTGCCGGGAGGACTCCTTATAGCCGATTTGCAGATGGCCTTGCAGTCTTGCGTAGTAGCATCCGTGAATTCCTATGCAGTGAAGCAATGATTGGACTGGGAATTCCTACAACTCGTGCGCTTTGCCTTGTTACAACTGGCAAAAATGTTACTCGTGACATGTTTTATGA GGTTGCTCAGTCCTTTTTGCGTTTTGGTACTTACCAAATCCATGCCTTTAGGGGAAACGAAAACCTTGATATTATTCGTGCATTGTCAGATTATGCTATCCGCCATCATTTCCCTCACTTAGAGAAGATGAGCAAAAGTAATGACATATCTTTTGAGGTCAGCCAGGAGGGTTCTTCAGCAGTTGATTTGACATCTAACAAGTACGCAG CTTGGTCAGTTGAGGTTGCTGAGCGTACTGCTTCCTTGGTCGCCAGTTGGCAAGGAGTTGGCTTCACCCATGGTGTGCTGAACACAGACAACATGAGTGTGCTGGGTCTAACAATTGACTATGGACCTTTTGGTTTCTTGGATGCTTTTGATCCAAGTTATACTCCAAATACCACGGACCTCCCAGGAAGGCGGTACTCTTTTGCCAACCAACCAGATATTGGCTTGTGGAACATCGCACAGTTTACTGCAACTTTATCAGCCGCACATTTGATTAGTAAAGAGGAGGCAAATTATGCAATGGAAAG ATATGGGATTAAATTCATGGATGAATACCAGTCAGTGATGACAAGAAAACTTGGTCTATCCAAGTACAACAAGCAACTGATAAATAAGCTCCTCAACAACATGGCTGTCGATAAAGTTGACTATACAATTTTTTTTCGGTTGCTTTCTAACATCAAAGCAGACCCTAAGATTCCAAAAGATGAGCTGCTTGTTCCTCTTAAAGCTGTGCTGCTAGACATTggcaaggagagaaaagaagcatgGACCAGCTGGGTGCAAACCTATATCGAGGAG CTGGTCGTGAGTGGCATCCCAGAAGAACAAAGAAAGGTTGCAATGGACTCAATTAACCCAAAGTATATTCTACGGAATTATTTATGCCAAAGTGCCATCGATGCTGCTGAACTAGGCGACTATGGAGAAGTTCGCAGGCTACTGAAACTTGTCGAACATCCATATGATGAACAGCCAGGGATGGAGAAGTATGCACGCTTGCCACCTGCATGGGCTTACAGGCCAGGCGTGTGTATGCTGTCTTGTTCTTCCTGA
- the LOC105039455 gene encoding LOW QUALITY PROTEIN: uncharacterized protein (The sequence of the model RefSeq protein was modified relative to this genomic sequence to represent the inferred CDS: inserted 1 base in 1 codon): protein MWRFKQFMPKEQAGLEGRTVEVGSLKVHVRNVIAEGGFSCVYLARDAVNSFKQYALKHVICQDGESLDLVMKEISVMKLLKGHPNVVILVAHTILDMGRTKEALLVMEFCEKSLVTVLENRGAGYFEEKKILLIFRDVCNAVFAMHCQSPPIAHRDLKAENVLLGADGAWKLCDFGSTSTNHKCFSRPEEMGIEEDNIRKHTTPAYRAPEMWDLYRREFISEKVDIWALGCLLYRICYFKSAFDGESKLQILNGNYRIPELPKYSASVTSLLKDMLEASPDARPDITQVWFRVNELLPAELQKHLPDGSPSALNVDICPPASDVQDEGVRERTSAMPRRSPPPPPPSREHIQSTSRSSTSKVAGDXGQLGAFWTSQRVQDLHTEEDKGPIFDKEPANKMASKHNRRIPENRASPPKEQHLQRSVHRNSPERFDTAPAEDFEIRFSPGGSEQGLEKTRVSDPDGKASFQNKAFNAFVAEFDTGKHQSANVASNINNKSRLGDKGLEAELFRLKEELKQVNMEKEEITSKYEKLSAICRSQRQEIQELKRTLAATTSSHAGKDSSKAQASPGSTQSDTPPREKIGSVWELQQGMFADSPATPSPDPKPWQPFAEESKVQSTPKGIHPRSVRTVRAANGSRDDTKQTTTYSANEPWGFDDDSFKAIPSGSGVSGTSVQGNSSQRFGGGGETKKAETSQPAGWAGF from the exons ATGTGGAGGTTCAAGCAGTTCATGCCGAAAGAACAAGCCGGCCTGGAAGGTCGCACAGTTGAGGTTGGCAGTCTGAAAGTCCATGTCCGAAATGTCATAGCGGAAGGGGGATTTTCCTGTGTCTATCTCGCCCGTGATGCTGTAAACTCATTCAAGCAATATGCACTGAAGCACGTGATTTGTCAGGATGGGGAGTCATTGGATCTGGTAATGAAGGAGATTTCAGTGATGAAGCTGCTCAAAGGGCATCCAAATGTTGTCATTCTTGTTGCGCATACGATCCTGGACATGGGTCGGACAAAGGAGGCACTGCTTGTGATGGAGTTCTGTGAGAAGTCATTGGTTACAGTGCTGGAGAACAGAGGGGCAGGCTACTTTGAGGAGAAGAAGATTCTTTTGATTTTCCGAGATGTTTGCAATGCAGTGTTTGCCATGCATTGCCAGTCACCACCCATTGCGCATAG AGATCTGAAAGCTGAGAATGTTCTACTTGGAGCTGATGGAGCTTGGAAATTGTGTGACTTTGGTAGCACCTCAACCAATCACAAGTGCTTCAGCCGGCCTGAAGAGATGGGCATTGAAGAAGATAATATCAGAAAGCACACTACCCCCGCATATAGAGCCCCTGAG ATGTGGGATCTATACAGAAGGGAATTTATCAGTGAGAAAGTAGACATTTGG GCTCTTGGATGCCTACTGTACAGAATTTGCTACTTTAAATCTGCATTTGATGGTGAATCAAAGCTTCAAATCCTTAATGGAAATTATCGCATCCCAGAGTTGCCTAAGTACAGTGCTTCCGTGACAAGTCTTCTTAAAGACATGCTTGAAGCCTCTCCAGATGCCAGACCAGACATCACGCAG GTATGGTTCCGTGTTAACGAGCTACTGCCAGCAGAGCTGCAGAAGCATTTGCCTGATGGGTCTCCATCTGCATTAAATGTTGACATATGCCCACCTGCATCAGATGTGCAGGATGAAG GAGTTCGAGAAAGGACATCAGCAATGCCTCGTAGGAGccctccaccaccaccaccatcaaGAGAACACATTCAAAGTACCTCACGTTCATCAACTTCAAAGGTTGCTGGGG GGGGACAATTGGGTGCGTTTTGGACTAGCCAGCGTGTTCAAGATTTGCACACTGAAGAGGATAAGGGACCAATATTTGACAAAGAACCAGCCAACAAAATGGCATCCAAGCACAATCGAAGAATACCTGAGAATAGAGCTAGTCCTCCAAAAGAACAGCATCTCCAACGGAGTGTCCATAGGAACTCTCCAGAGAGATTTGACACTGCCCCAGCTGAGGACTTTGAAATAAGATTTTCTCCCGGTGGCTCGGAGCAAGGTTTAGAGAAAACCAGAGTATCTGATCCTGATGGTAAAGCCAGCTTTCAGAACAAGGCATTCAACGCATTTGTGGCTGAGTTTGATACCGGTAAGCACCAGTCTGCAAATGTTGCTAGTAATATTAACAATAAGAGTAGATTAGGGGACAAAGGGTTGGAAGCAGAGTTATTTAGGCTGAAGGAAGAGCTGAAGCAAGTTAACatggaaaaagaagaaataacaTCCAAGTATGAAAAGCTGTCTGCCATTTGCCGCTCCCAGAGGCAGGAGATCCAGGAGCTGAAGCGTACCCTTGCTGCAACAACCTCATCACATGCAGGCAAAGACAGTTCAAAGGCCCAGGCATCTCCTGGAAGCACACAGTCGGATACTCCG CCAAGGGAGAAGATAGGATCAGTGTGGGAGCTCCAACAAGGGATGTTTGCAGATAGCCCTGCAACACCCAGCCCAGAtcccaagccctggcagccttttGCTGAAGAGTCAAAGGTGCAGAGCACACCAAAGGGCATTCACCCTAGATCAGTTCGAACAGTTAGGGCAGCCAATGGCAGCAGGGATGATACCAAACAAACCACCACTTATTCCGCCAATGAACCATGGGGCTTTGACGATGATAGTTTCAAGGCAATCCCTTCTGGCTCAGGGGTGTCGGGGACTTCGGTTCAAGGGAATTCCTCACAGCGGTTTGGTGGGGGCGGTGAAACGAAGAAGGCGGAAACCAGCCAGCCAGCTGGATGGGCTGGTTTCTGA
- the LOC105039531 gene encoding uncharacterized protein, with the protein MAHQSHLNSLHSLNDFAVKSPYPSSTSSKIKTLLQSYVFPHVCHVFQAIIKAKSMVMELLNKKNSMAANYTIKLRRKKNNKLLSSIRMHFNWSSSHITPMPEPASMEVFGTSRMYYDSTWNSIISTEEGDEDMEPPLSGYLHWLEEKNSEASVRDDDGSEIDQLAEKFIASCHEKFRLEKQESYRRYQEMLARSM; encoded by the coding sequence ATGGCTCACCAATCCCATCTAAATTCCCTGCACTCTCTCAATGATTTCGCAGTGAAATCACCATACCCAAGTTCAACCTCTAGCAAGATAAAAACCCTGCTTCAATCCTATGTCTTTCCACACGTGTGCCATGTCTTCCAAGCCATCATCAAGGCCAAGTCCATGGTCATGGAGCTTCTCAACAAGAAGAATAGCATGGCCGCCAACTACACCATCAAGCTAAGgaggaagaaaaataataagCTCCTTAGTTCCATTAGGATGCATTTCAACTGGTCCTCTTCACATATCACACCCATGCCAGAGCCTGCAAGCATGGAGGTCTTCGGCACTAGTCGCATGTACTACGACTCGACGTGGAACTCGATAATTTCTACCGAGGAGGGCGATGAAGACATGGAGCCGCCACTCTCTGGGTACCTTCATTGGCTTGAGGAGAAGAATTCTGAGGCTTCAGTGAGGGATGATGATGGGAGTGAGATTGACCAGCTTGCTGAGAAGTTCATCGCGAGCTGCCATGAGAAATTTAGGTTGGAGAAGCAGGAGTCTTATAGGAGGTACCAAGAGATGCTTGCTAGAAGCATGTGA